The Streptomyces vinaceus genome contains the following window.
CCCGCCGATGCTCCGGGTCCGCCTCACCGGCGCCCAGGCCAGGGCCTTCGCCAAGCGGGCCCTGGACGTGGTCAACGCGGGCCGGCCGCCCTGCCCGCTGTGCAGCCTGCCGCTCGACCCCGAGGGACACGTGTGCCCGCGCCAGAACGGCTACCGGCGCCAGGTGTGAGCGCCACGGGGGAACTTGAGGAGCTGCTGGCGCGCGGCGAGCTCACGGTCGTCGGCCGGATCCGCGAGGCGTCCAACGCCGTGCTGCTGTGCACGGTGACGTACGGGGGCCTGAGCGCCGAATGCGTCTACAAGCCGGTCAAGGGCGAGCGCCCGCTGTGGGACTTCCCCGACGGGAACCTGGCGCAGCGCGAGCTCGCCGCCTACCTGGTCTCCGAGGCCACGGGCTGGGGCCTGGTACCGCCGACCGTGCTGCGCGACGGGCCGTACGGGGAGGGCATGGTCCAGCTGTGGATCGGCCCCGGCGAGAGCGGGGAGCCCGACGGCGAGGACACCGGTGACGGGGAGTCCGGCGGCGGCCTGCTGGCCCTCGTCGAGGGCGAGGAGGCGGGGGAGGGCTGGAAGCCGGTCGCCCTCGCCGACGTCGGGGAGGGCCGCACCGCGCTGCTCGTCCACGCCGACGACCCCCGGCTGCGCCGGCTCGCCGTCCTCGACGCCGTGATCAACAACGGTGACCGCAAGGGCGGCCACCTGCTCCCCGCGCCCGACGGGCGGCTCTACGGCATCGACCACGGGGTGACCTTCCACCGCGAGGACAAACTGCGCACCCTGCTCTGGGGCTGGGCCGGCGAACCGCTGACCGAAGAGGCCCGCGAGGTGCTCACCGCCCTGGCGGCCCGGCTGGCCGACGGGGAGCCGCTCGCCACCCGGCTGGCCGAACTGATCACCCCGGTCGAGCTGGCCGCCGTACGCGCCCGGGTGGCCGATCTCCTGCGCACCGGAGTGCACCCGCAGCCCTCCGGGCAGTGGCCGGCCATCCCCTGGCCGCCGGTCTGAACAGGCGTGGCCGGGCACAGCCCGGCCAGGCACAGAACCGGCCGGACCGCAAGAGCGCCGATCAGGACAACAGTGCAGGTCCGGTTCGTTTTCGGAACACGCGTCCGGTTAGGCTCGACCCATGCATGCCTGGCCCGCTTCTGAGGTCCCCGCCCTTCCTGGCAAGGGCCGCGACCTCCAGATCCACGACACCGCGACCCAGGGGACGATCACCCTCGCCCCCGGTCCCGTCGCCCGTATCTACGTCTGCGGCATCACTCCGTACGACGCGACCCACATCGGTCACGCGGCGACCTACAACGCGTTCGACCTCGTACAGCGCGTGTGGCTCGACACCAAGCGGCAGGTCCACTACGTCCAGAACGTGACGGACGTCGACGATCCGCTCCTGGAGCGGGCGCTGCGCGACGGCCAGGACTGGACCGAGCTCGCGGAGCGCGAGACGGCCCTCTTCCGCGAGGACATGACCGCCCTGCGGATGCTGCCGCCGCAGCACTACATCGGCGCCGTCGAGGCCATACCGGGCATCGTGCCGCTGGTGGAGCGGCTGCGCGACGCCGGCGCCGCGTACGAGCTGGACGGCGACATCTACTTCTCGGTGGAGGCCGACGCCCACTTCGGCAGCGTCTCCCACCTCGACGCCGAGGCGATGCGGCTGCTGTCCGCGGAGCGCGGCGGCGACCCGGAGCGCCCGGGGAAGAAGAACCCGCTGGACCCGATGCTGTGGATGGCGGCCCGCCCGGGCGAGCCGAGCTGGGACGGCGGCTCGCTGGGCCGCGGCCGGCCCGGCTGGCACATCGAGTGCGTCGCCATCGCCCTGGACCACCTGGGCATG
Protein-coding sequences here:
- a CDS encoding SCO1664 family protein; protein product: MPAPERLPAPGVSATGELEELLARGELTVVGRIREASNAVLLCTVTYGGLSAECVYKPVKGERPLWDFPDGNLAQRELAAYLVSEATGWGLVPPTVLRDGPYGEGMVQLWIGPGESGEPDGEDTGDGESGGGLLALVEGEEAGEGWKPVALADVGEGRTALLVHADDPRLRRLAVLDAVINNGDRKGGHLLPAPDGRLYGIDHGVTFHREDKLRTLLWGWAGEPLTEEAREVLTALAARLADGEPLATRLAELITPVELAAVRARVADLLRTGVHPQPSGQWPAIPWPPV
- the mshC gene encoding cysteine--1-D-myo-inosityl 2-amino-2-deoxy-alpha-D-glucopyranoside ligase, with translation MHAWPASEVPALPGKGRDLQIHDTATQGTITLAPGPVARIYVCGITPYDATHIGHAATYNAFDLVQRVWLDTKRQVHYVQNVTDVDDPLLERALRDGQDWTELAERETALFREDMTALRMLPPQHYIGAVEAIPGIVPLVERLRDAGAAYELDGDIYFSVEADAHFGSVSHLDAEAMRLLSAERGGDPERPGKKNPLDPMLWMAARPGEPSWDGGSLGRGRPGWHIECVAIALDHLGMGFDIQGGGSDLVFPHHEMGASHAQALTGEFPMAKAYVHAGMVALHGEKMSKSKGNLVFVSALRRAGVDPAAIRLALLSHHYRADWEWTDEVLEQAVARLERWRAAVSRPDGLPADGLVEEVREALANDLDAPAALAAVDRWVDAQNASDGDDESAPGLVSRTVDALLGVAL